A window of Calliopsis andreniformis isolate RMS-2024a chromosome 3, iyCalAndr_principal, whole genome shotgun sequence contains these coding sequences:
- the LOC143188783 gene encoding uncharacterized protein LOC143188783 — MVTSLKAGPSFYLNEYTIIQSSGETAEPVHTADAASVAVDVVTDGKETASMIPTDLKTTKGTRQQIGPGAEGEQETVIYVEPIVDGVTPTALGFKRLEQTVTELQQRFQALEELSTNPELVERLKGKITDPLTDVWQIISITKRLDASEQGIDKLTTMVQDILKGDKQIVAAGDTSEFETRITNLETALDAMDNTLKNLQVIASGADGEEESRDTSSPKDDAQQPSQRISLSQLLGGINITEMHETLVSLKKEVSNIHADLNAIKETISQAPTETTTQAQQEAADTQLEVAEEGTPAHPETPTQPKTSPKHAAQDKPEETTPKQKEAQAETRPDSEAPTDINERLTKLEKDVQCLKEKIDSAPMAGIGRSAELDELVAKIQGIQSEMQKLNQTADRLIDDRENREIHLTALLEQVELLKTIKADREDLEDALADKADAQAINRKVSYDQFDAACDDLAQGLEDAISKLGKQESIWQQALDEVQKEIEGKVDKIEITPLKDFVSTRLKSLQEKLKNVAKMRQEEEAAGTKKMLRDVQCISCDKNVVMKMEDINKLKMEPLPCTVSMKPYLTYELDQVRKQHKRLPHSRNMIQFEAALQEEARKQKSARSDTLVKTPRDHLCNRYCGGSHTVTTPQQRVMRMGHFLTQWGPEIVQLTEGTIKGTDGKMYKSRPMPGKFDVCGPTYCENGSGEAQPTKEKSQEGSART; from the exons ATGGTAACTTCTCTGAAAGCAGGGCCATCGTTTTATCTCAACGAATACACTATCATCCAAAGTTCTGGAGAGACAGCGGAGCCAGTTCATACTGCCGATGCTGCAAGTGTGGCAGTAGATGTAGTGACGGATGGTAAAGAAACTGCTTCTATGATTCCAA cTGATCTAAAAACGACGAAGGGCACTAGACAACAAATTGGACCGGGAGCTGAGGGTGAACAAGAGACAGTCATCTACGTGGAACCAATCGTGGATGGCGTCACTCCTACGGCACTGGGATTTAAACGCCTTGAACAAACT GTAACTGAGCTTCAGCAGCGCTTCCAAGCACTAGAGGAGCTATCGACAAACCCTGAGCTTGTCGAACGTCTTAAGGGTAAAATAACTGATCCTTTGACTGACGTCTGGCAGATTATCAGTATTACGAAACGATTGGATGCTAGTGAGCAAGGTATTGATAAG TTAACGACAATGGTACAAGATATACTAAAAGGCGACAAGCAAATCGTCGCTGCGGGAGATACGTCAGAGTTCGAGACCAGGATAACAAATCTCGAAACTGCTCTTGATGCTATGGATAATACCCTCAAGAATTTGCAAGTGATTGCCAGCGGGGCTGATGGTGAAGAAGAATCTAGGGACACGAGCTCGCCCAAAGATGACGCTCAGCAACCATCGCAACGAATCTCTCTAAGCCAGCTTCTGGGcggaataaatataacagaaatgCATGAGACCTTGGTTTCCTTAAAAAAAGAAGTGTCGAATATCCACGCAGACCTGAATGCGATAAAAGAAACAATTTCCCAAGCACCTACCG AAACAACCACACAGGCTCAACAGGAAGCAGCCGATACGCAGCTGGAAGTCGCAGAGGAAGGAAcacctgctcatcctgagacacCAACTCAGCCAAAAACGTCACCGAAACATGCGGCACAAGATAAACCTGAAGAGACGACGCCGAAACAGAAAGAAGCGCAAGCTGAAACACGACCCGACTCAGAGGCACCAACAGACATTAATGAACGACTCACGAAGCTGGAGAAAGACGTGCAATGTCTGAAGGAGAAAATAGATAGTGCCCCAATGGCTGGTATTGGCAGAAGTGCCGAACTTGATGAATTAGTCGCGAAGATCCAAGGGATTCAGTCTGAGATGCAGAAGCTGAACCAGACTGCTGACCGTTTGATCGACGATCGAGAAAACCGTGAAATTCATCTGACC gctctgttggagcaagtggAGCTTCTGAAGACGATAAAGGCGGATAGGGAAGACCTCGAGGACGCCCTCGCTGATAAAGCAGATGCCCAAGCGATAAACAGAAAG GTGTCCTACGATCAATTCGACGCAGCTTGCGATGATCTCGCTCAAGGCCTTGAGGACGCTATTAGCAAGTTAGGCAAGCAAGAATCGATATGGCAGCAAGCGTTGGACGAAGTGCAAAAGGAAATCGAAGGAAAAGTTGATAAGATAGAAATTACACCATTGAAGGATTTCGTTAGCACTCGATTGAAGTCTCTTCAGGagaagttgaagaatgtggcgaAGATGAGACAGGAAGAGGAAGCGGCGGGAACTAAGAAAATGCTAAG GGACGTTCAGTGTATATCTTGCGATAAGAATGTGGTTATGAAGATGGAAGATATCAATAAGCTTAAAATGGAACCGTTACCTTGTACCGTGAGCATGAAGCCATATTTGACCTACGAATTGGATCAAGTTCGAAAACAGCATAAGAGACTACCTCACAGTAGAAATATGATTCAGTTTGAGGCGGCTTTGCAGGAGGAAGCTAGAAAGCAGAAAAGTGCAAGAAGCGATACACTTGTAAAGACCCCTAG AGACCACTTGTGCAATCGATATTGCGGCGGAAGTCACACTGTGACGACACCCCAGCAAAGAGTAATGAGAATGGGCCATTTCCTGACTCAGTGGGGACCGGAAATAGTGCAGCTGACAGAAGGAACGATAAAAGGAACAGATGGTAAAATGTACAAGAGTAGGCCAATGCCAGGGAAATTCGACGTTTGTGGTCCTACGTATTGCGAGAATGGCAGTGGCGAAGCTCAACCTACG AAAGAAAAATCTCAAGAAGGCTCAGCAAGGACATAG
- the LOC143177302 gene encoding uncharacterized protein LOC143177302 — protein MRGSLSIHHEVETGTSPFKRVCLRKPRVLPQNTSETYYTSPNQPPSCLPPRLLSQVSLISTICPATRLQQKHHASAVQRSQSPKSPPYWEHILREFVFKTISPPPPGNNHLYRRLLEAPFYGGPFPIVPNDVASVVLSRGDVYYLPNGHWLFCQEGCADCEVCTVHTYPSVKWTLRRIKRPSSHGPQRQDLQLTVIPQIDGSYHMNNLWPRSYVYVTTQGEQAVYSSDKPGHEAVGNAYANLEDSFSVQRPGSNNVWRFVERDSLAERRVPGEQSNGTVPRRLSESDSRQNIGTTVPTTTTIATTAEVLDTAKHSKRQRAREKAPDRRTANDTSNAVFSESDKERIRQLIPKLILGIDQLGQKHLVHVVPADGSTGLNFTHFALNNALNSTGLGQYQDKSGYQRVLRRIFDSLISNKRSIESFLEPIQTATVNQQMEAHQQQETRHGFTGLRKSNYLYPVYNSEIRNGLPMQQRWPLTLNWNRQRRKSNDDMNSSVFISNSTNSNRNSADSYDLYTEMQNVNINTTLSEGSKNGSVADRFNFKSIDRNYYNGNAFSGDTGTSNARSDQQHEFGARKFKIVVTTESTAKPLVVTNENDWLHKFVIDGINLDTGLEEVFNEEETY, from the exons ATGAGAGGGAGTTTATCTATTCACCATGAAGTAGAGACAGGAA CATCCCCTTTTAAACGTGTCTGTCTAAGAAAACCACGAGTCCTTCCCCAAAATACCTCAGAGACCTATTACACGTCACCCAACCAACCACCTTCGTGTCTACCACCACGTCTCTTATCGCAGGTATCTCTGATCTCCACGATCTGCCCGGCCACTCGGCTGCAACAAAAGCATCACGCCTCAGCTGTACAGAGAAGTCAATCACCTAAGTCGCCACCCTACTGGGAGCACATTCTCCGTGAGTTCGTGTTCAAGACGATCTCGCCGCCACCGCCAGGCAACAATCACCTGTACAGACGTTTGTTAGAAGCGCCGTTTTACGGTGGCCCATTCCCGATCGTCCCAAACGACGTGGCCAGCGTTGTCCTGTCGCGTGGCGACGTTTATTATCTGCCGAACGGGCACTGGCTGTTTTGCCAGGAGGGGTGCGCCGACTGCGAGGTGTGCACGGTGCACACGTATCCCAGCGTGAAGTGGACACTACGGAGGATCAAGAGACCCTCGAGCCACGGGCCCCAGCGACAGGATCTTCAGCTGACGGTAATCCCTCAGATCGACGGAAGCTACCACATGAACAATCTCTGGCCGAGGTCGTACGTCTACGTGACCACTCAAGGGGAGCAGGCCGTGTACTCGAGCGACAAACCCGGTCACGAGGCTGTCGGAAACGCTTACGCGAACCTCGAGGACAGTTTCTCCGTGCAACGGCCGGGCTCCAATAATGTCTGGAGATTTGTCGAGAGGGACTCGTTGGCGGAGCGACGCGTGCCTGGAGAACAGAGCAATGGGACCGTTCCTCGACGCCTCTCCGAAAGTGATTCTCGGCAAAATATTGGTACAACCGTGCCGACTACCACAACCATCGCGACCACAGCTGAGGTCCTGGACACTGCGAAGCACTCTAAGAGACAACGTGCCCGAGAGAAAGCTCCTGATAGGAGGACCGCGAACGACACCTCCAATGCTGTTTTCAGTGAAAGCGATAAGGAGAGGATCAGACAGTTGATACCGAAGCTTATCCTGGGGATTGATCAGTTGGGTCAGAAGCACTTGGTGCATGTTGTGCCTGCTGACGGTTCTACTGGGCTGAATTTTACTCATTTTGCATTGAATAATGCTTTGAACTCTACTGGACTGGGTCAGTATCAGGACAAGAGCGGTTATCAGAGGGTGCTACGGAGGATCTTTGACTCGTTGATCAGTAATAAGCGGTCTATTGAGAGCTTTCTTGAGCCGATACAGACAG CAACTGTAAATCAACAGATGGAGGCGCACCAGCAGCAGGAAACACGTCACGGCTTTACAGGATTAAGAAAAAGTAATTATCTTTATCCAGTTTATAATAGTGAAATTCGTAATGGGCTCCCGATGCAGCAGCGATGGCCACTAACTTTAAATTGGAACAGACAGCGAAGGAAATCCAATGACGACATGAATTCTAGTGTCTTCATAAGTAATTCAACGAATTCGAATCGTAACTCGGCTGACAGTTACGATTTATACACCGAAATGCAAAAtgtcaatattaatacaacgctCAGTGAAGGTAGCAAGAACGGAAGCGTTGCTGACCGTTTCAATTTCAAATCGATCGATCGCAATTACTACAACGGAAATGCGTTTAGTGGTGACACGGGAACGAGCAACGCTCGTAGTGACCAGCAACATGAATTTGGAGCTCGTAAGTTTAAAATAGTTGTTACCACAGAGTCAACGGCGAAACC TTTGGTGGTAACTAATGAAAACGATTGGTTGCAT AAATTCGTAATCGATGGTATAAATCTTGATACTGGATTAGAGGAAGTGTTTAATGAGGAGGAAACATATTGA